The proteins below come from a single Eremothecium sinecaudum strain ATCC 58844 chromosome II, complete sequence genomic window:
- the SRT1 gene encoding ditrans,polycis-polyprenyl diphosphate synthase (Syntenic homolog of Ashbya gossypii ABL022W; Syntenic homolog of Saccharomyces cerevisiae YMR101C (SRT1)), with amino-acid sequence MEVAHEEISAMSEKEKVQRLQWNLNPLTAVTGATETPKPIQQHSKSSLHMMLSDLVHGQWKRHFQNEQVRITNLLLQIGIVRIILNFFQNLLLNILQMGPLPQHVSFIMDGNRRYARSLNLPLKRAHEEGSLTLFRTLHICKRVGIDVASAYAFSIENFNRPQEEIDTLTDMLSKRLQELANRANTLNDRLYGAKLFVVGDRSLLSEELNNKINYVESMTKHNTAFIVYICLPYTTRNDIYHSMYEVVKLCKDGVVNSKDITVELLNSAMYLGPSSNKADILVRTSGHTRLSDYMLWQTHENSVIEFSKCMWPDFTFQTFYLVLLKWSYFTTLQRARKRERLRSRVGAFAKFYLADKTVPAVSLESLPNPPAAISVTGK; translated from the coding sequence ATGGAGGTAGCTCATGAAGAGATTAGCGCCATGTCGGAAAAAGAGAAGGTACAGCGGCTACAGTGGAACCTAAATCCGCTAACTGCTGTTACTGGTGCTACGGAGACGCCTAAGCCGATCCAACAGCATTCAAAATCTTCTCTTCATATGATGCTTTCAGATCTAGTGCATGGACAATGGAAGCGGCACTTTCAGAACGAACAGGTCAGAATAACAAACTTATTGTTACAGATTGGGATTGTGAGAATAATATTGAATTTCTTTCAGAATTTACTGTTAAATATTCTACAAATGGGACCACTTCCGCAGCATGTATCTTTTATTATGGATGGTAATCGGCGCTACGCCAGGTCATTGAATTTACCGCTCAAGCGCGCTCATGAAGAAGGAAGCTTAACATTGTTCAGAACGCTTCATATATGTAAGAGGGTTGGAATAGACGTTGCCAGTGCATATGCATTTTCTATTGAAAACTTCAATAGACCACAGGAAGAAATCGATACGCTTACAGATATGTTAAGTAAACGACTACAGGAATTAGCAAACCGGGCCAATACCTTAAATGATAGACTATATGGCGCTAAACTATTTGTTGTGGGAGATAGATCTCTATTATCCGAAGAGTTAAACAATAAGATAAACTACGTGGAATCGATGACGAAACACAATACCGCATTTATTGTTTACATTTGTTTGCCATATACAACGAGAAATGACATCTACCATTCTATGTACGAAGTAGTCAAGTTGTGCAAAGATGGGGTAGTAAATAGCAAGGACATTACCGTCGAACTCTTGAACAGCGCGATGTATTTAGGGCCCAGTTCCAATAAAGCAGACATACTAGTAAGAACCAGTGGGCATACCAGGTTGTCAGATTATATGTTATGGCAGACACATGAGAATTCAGTTATAGAATTTTCGAAGTGCATGTGGCCTGATTTCACTTTCCAGACCTTCTATCTAGTGTTGTTGAAATGGAGCTACTTCACTACGTTACAAAGAGCCCGGAAAAGAGAGAGATTAAGAAGTCGTGTCGGTGCATTTGCTAAATTTTATCTTGCAGATAAAACCGTCCCTGCAGTTTCTCTCGAGTCGCTTCCAAACCCTCCAGCGGCTATCTCAGTGACAGGAAAATAG
- the VPH2 gene encoding Vph2p (Syntenic homolog of Ashbya gossypii ABL021C; Syntenic homolog of Saccharomyces cerevisiae YKL119C (VPH2)), whose translation MFELVLCEKLRAQLEDLLKQENNRVSDAIIALEEGKISFKALLEVYNKFWKHEDDVRLRSLLGGFQLNLLKPRIRGSDYTPSFRRHLENLRAEREEQEYQEMLSRNNRKYGVGLTAVGKDSGEAPTLAQINREVKEQVTTVVNILVTVFGITYGVWYVTGASGLFPPHVRVLLCLSCGILVLIADVAMYNVYNRKIEEAKINEKRTKEKRRVSKKLII comes from the coding sequence ATGTTTGAACTAGTTTTATGCGAAAAACTACGAGCACAGTTGGAGGACTTATTGAAACAAGAGAATAATAGGGTTTCTGATGCAATAATAGCACTTGAGGAGGGTAAGATATCATTTAAAGCTCTTCTGGAGGTTTATAATAAGTTTTGGAAACATGAAGACGATGTGCGCCTCAGAAGTCTATTGGGTGGCTTCCAACTAAATTTGTTAAAACCACGTATTAGGGGTAGTGACTATACACCGAGCTTCCGTAGGCATTTAGAAAACTTACGGGCAGAAAGGGAGGAACAAGAATATCAGGAAATGCTTAGCCGGAATAATCGTAAATATGGCGTAGGTCTGACGGCTGTAGGGAAAGACAGTGGCGAAGCTCCAACTCTTGCACAAATTAACCGTGAAGTCAAGGAACAAGTGACTACGGTGGTAAATATCTTGGTTACAGTATTTGGAATTACCTATGGTGTTTGGTATGTGACAGGGGCCTCGGGGTTATTTCCTCCCCATGTAAGAGTGCTGTTATGTCTAAGCTGCGGAATTCTCGTTCTTATTGCAGATGTTGCAATGTACAACGTGTATAACAGAAAGATTGAGGAAGCAAAGATAAATGAGAAGCGCACCAAGGAGAAGAGACGTGTTTCCAAAAAGCTAATTATTTAA
- the MUB1 gene encoding MYND-type zinc finger protein MUB1 (Syntenic homolog of Ashbya gossypii ABL020W; Syntenic homolog of Saccharomyces cerevisiae YMR100W (MUB1)) has translation MRELNHRSVLSNRASFIISQTVYDRRALDNVADLPLINSLNHLTFLTSSSAKVRETMSDDGALERLVSILHDCYLSLHDLCLGLHVGFRMGTVDSIARQRKMAMVAWKWTLAFQCLVLTGTRGTQDIRKQVAHSGVIPIIATVLDNYMIYHRNFDFFKDEPIEFDFKSIVNSDIFQLQPEEMESFFSKMDKSHPNLRMCLNMQRFKILVGEDIPSLCDDPASVSTHNCVPPVTSLDTDFQSLWEGTLGIVDDSKDPLTDVVLSVPREFFLGRIIPKLDDITWSVQLLAFLTKFTATKPYLQKVSVVDSISFRPILRRARERYALIGNSILQLDFTNLSLVDNEEYAKNKKKMPIVIDPLLVEINAMCEEGNNNTQTVASSNFSMLGLADFTKLKKGNINDAWRAYRMYDEVQMKKKFNYKWDYDKVSKELDEETWSMIVNKETLNLFALVERYTVKVENDANITYWSSVVMRNSCRKHEATGVRQCANFFCGKWEEHPKQFPKCRRCKRTKYCSCECQLQSWAYHRYWCHDVGSVFTGASSIANNTGTHTPNAVSQSAGTTTTTTTAATEVDQSILMTARGNVVDPQGIASQSTGEFVDTSENPAIGGS, from the coding sequence ATGAGGGAGCTGAACCACAGATCAGTGTTATCAAATAGAGCCAGCTTCATTATATCACAAACAGTTTACGATAGAAGGGCTCTTGATAATGTGGCAGACCTCCCACTAATTAACTCGTTGAACCACTTGACGTTTCTGACGTCTAGCTCTGCTAAAGTTAGAGAGACAATGTCAGATGATGGTGCATTAGAACGGCTAGTATCGATATTGCATGATTGCTATTTATCTTTGCATGACTTGTGTTTGGGATTACACGTTGGTTTTCGGATGGGAACCGTGGATTCTATTGCAAGACAACGCAAAATGGCAATGGTTGCATGGAAATGGACACTAGCATTTCAGTGCTTGGTCTTGACCGGTACAAGGGGTACGCAGGATATACGGAAGCAGGTTGCACATAGTGGCGTGATCCCGATAATAGCTACAGTGTTGGATAACTATATGATATACCACAGGAATTTTGATTTCTTTAAGGATGAGCCTATTGAGTTCGACTTTAAATCCATTGTTAATAGTGATATCTTTCAACTACAACCAGAGGAGATGGAGAGTTTTTTCAGCAAGATGGATAAGTCGCATCCAAACCTCCGCATGTGTCTTAACATGCAGAGGTTTAAAATATTGGTGGGGGAAGATATTCCCAGTTTATGTGATGACCCTGCTAGTGTTAGCACGCATAACTGTGTGCCACCAGTTACTAGTTTAGATACTGATTTTCAATCATTATGGGAAGGGACATTAGGCATAGTGGATGACAGTAAAGATCCACTTACGGACGTCGTATTATCAGTACCGCGGGAGTTCTTCCTAGGTCGTATAATCCCCAAGCTAGACGATATTACATGGTCAGTGCAATTATTAGCCTTCCTAACTAAGTTTACGGCAACTAAACCATACCTACAAAAGGTTTCAGTAGTAGATTCCATTTCTTTTAGACCAATTCTTAGGAGAGCAAGGGAAAGATACGCTCTAATAGGAAATTCTATTCTGCAACTGGACTTTACTAATTTATCGCTAGTGGATAATGAAGAATATGCTAAGAACAAAAAGAAAATGCCAATTGTTATAGACCCTTTGCTCGTGGAGATTAATGCGATGTGTGAAGAAGGTAATAATAATACTCAGACTGTGGCATCTTCCAACTTCTCGATGTTAGGTCTGGCAGATTTTACTAAACTTAAAAAGGGCAACATAAATGATGCCTGGAGGGCCTATAGAATGTATGATGAAGTCcagatgaagaagaaatttAATTATAAATGGGATTATGATAAAGTATCCAAGGAATTGGATGAAGAAACATGGAGTATGATTGTTAATAAGGAAACTTTGAATTTATTTGCATTGGTGGAAAGGTATACAGTAAAGGTTGAAAATGACGCCAATATTACTTATTGGAGTTCGGTTGTAATGAGGAATTCATGTCGTAAGCACGAAGCCACGGGTGTTAGGCAATGTGCAAATTTCTTCTGCGGAAAATGGGAAGAGCATCCAAAACAATTCCCAAAATGTAGGCGTTGTAAGAGGACAAAATATTGCAGCTGCGAATGCCAGTTGCAGTCGTGGGCATATCATCGTTATTGGTGTCATGACGTAGGGTCAGTTTTCACTGGCGCATCTTCGATTGCAAACAATACCGGCACGCACACACCGAATGCCGTTAGTCAATCCGCCGGCACGACAACTACTACGACTACCGCTGCAACAGAAGTCGACCAATCCATCCTAATGACAGCAAGAGGCAATGTGGTTGACCCTCAAGGAATCGCTAGCCAGTCAACTGGGGAATTTGTCGATACTTCTGAAAATCCAGCCATTGGTGGTTCGTGA